The following proteins are co-located in the Paludibaculum fermentans genome:
- the leuC gene encoding 3-isopropylmalate dehydratase large subunit produces the protein MPRTIIQKLWDSHVVSEPAGAPALLYIDLHLVHEVTSPQAFQGLRDRGLKVRRPDKTFGTCDHSTPTAPRDLPIIDPIAKAQVEQFEKNCREFGIPHFGYLSNRQGIVHVIGPEYGLTQPGQTVVCGDSHTATHGAFGALAFGIGTSQVEHVLATQTLLQRKSKSFAVHVNGTLRPGVAAKDIILALIAKIGVGGGTECVLEYTGSTIRALTMEERMTVCNMSIEGGARAGLIAPDDVTYQFLNGRPFAPQGAAWDAAVAKWRELPTDEGATYDHEVSIDADALEPMITFGTNPGMGISINGAVPDPASISDAVERETLKKALVYMGLEPGKPLAGRPVDVVFIGSCTNSRMSDLRAAAGVLKGRKVNPKVRVMVVPGSQQIKREAEAEGLDKVFRDAGAEWREAGCSMCIAMNGDQLTPGQYSVSTSNRNFEGRQGKGGRTFLASPLTAAASAISGTVTDPRTLVG, from the coding sequence ATGCCCCGCACAATCATCCAAAAACTCTGGGATTCCCACGTCGTCAGCGAACCAGCCGGTGCTCCGGCGCTGCTGTACATCGATCTGCACCTGGTCCACGAAGTGACCTCGCCTCAGGCGTTTCAGGGTCTGCGCGACCGGGGGCTGAAGGTTCGCCGCCCGGACAAGACGTTTGGCACGTGCGACCACTCGACCCCGACGGCCCCGCGTGACCTGCCTATCATCGATCCTATCGCCAAGGCGCAGGTGGAGCAGTTCGAGAAGAACTGCCGGGAGTTCGGCATCCCCCACTTTGGCTACCTCAGCAACCGTCAGGGCATCGTCCATGTGATTGGACCGGAATACGGTCTGACGCAGCCGGGCCAGACGGTGGTCTGCGGCGATTCGCATACGGCGACGCACGGCGCGTTCGGCGCGCTGGCGTTCGGCATCGGCACGTCGCAGGTGGAGCATGTCCTGGCGACGCAGACGCTGCTGCAGCGGAAGTCGAAGAGCTTCGCTGTGCACGTGAACGGCACACTGAGGCCGGGCGTTGCTGCGAAGGACATTATTCTTGCCCTGATCGCCAAGATTGGCGTGGGCGGCGGGACGGAATGCGTACTCGAATATACGGGTTCGACGATCCGCGCGCTGACCATGGAAGAGCGCATGACCGTCTGCAACATGTCGATTGAAGGCGGCGCGCGCGCCGGCCTGATCGCTCCGGACGATGTGACGTATCAGTTCCTGAACGGGCGTCCCTTTGCTCCGCAGGGTGCGGCGTGGGATGCGGCGGTGGCGAAGTGGCGCGAACTGCCGACCGACGAGGGCGCGACCTACGACCACGAGGTGAGCATCGACGCCGACGCGCTGGAGCCGATGATCACGTTCGGCACGAATCCGGGCATGGGCATCTCGATCAACGGCGCGGTGCCGGATCCGGCCTCGATCAGCGACGCAGTGGAACGCGAGACGTTGAAGAAGGCGCTTGTTTACATGGGCCTGGAGCCGGGCAAGCCACTGGCCGGGCGGCCGGTGGATGTGGTGTTCATTGGGTCCTGCACGAACTCGCGGATGAGCGACCTGCGGGCGGCGGCGGGGGTCCTGAAGGGGCGCAAGGTGAACCCGAAGGTACGGGTGATGGTGGTGCCGGGTTCGCAGCAGATCAAGCGGGAAGCCGAAGCCGAGGGTCTGGACAAGGTCTTCCGGGATGCCGGCGCTGAGTGGCGCGAGGCGGGCTGTTCGATGTGTATTGCCATGAACGGAGACCAGTTAACTCCGGGGCAGTATTCGGTGTCGACCTCCAATCGCAACTTCGAGGGACGCCAGGGCAAGGGCGGGCGGACGTTTCTGGCCAGCCCGTTGACGGCCGCCGCGTCGGCCATCAGCGGAACGGTGACAGATCCGCGCACGCTGGTTGGGTAA
- the leuD gene encoding 3-isopropylmalate dehydratase small subunit produces MEKFTAFESSVALLPTDNIDTDQIIPARFLKTISKAGLGDQLFFDWRYNADGSPKADFPLNQEPAKSAQVLLAGDNFGCGSSREHAPWALTQFGFRAVISTSFADIFKGNSLKNSLLPIAVPRDVHAKLFSTLESNPLAKVSVDLASQTLTLPDGSTCTFPVDEFSKTCMLEGVDELGFLLKHEAEIAAYEQANPAGLNTLSVAL; encoded by the coding sequence ATGGAAAAGTTCACGGCATTTGAATCCTCGGTGGCGCTGCTGCCGACCGATAACATTGATACCGACCAGATCATCCCGGCCCGGTTCCTGAAGACGATTTCGAAGGCCGGCCTGGGCGACCAGTTGTTCTTCGACTGGCGCTACAACGCCGACGGGTCGCCGAAGGCGGACTTCCCGTTGAACCAGGAGCCGGCGAAGTCGGCCCAGGTGCTGCTGGCGGGGGATAACTTCGGCTGCGGGTCGTCGCGCGAGCATGCTCCGTGGGCGCTGACGCAGTTCGGCTTCCGGGCGGTGATCTCGACCTCGTTCGCGGACATCTTCAAGGGCAACTCCCTGAAGAACTCGCTGCTGCCGATCGCGGTGCCGCGGGACGTGCATGCGAAGCTGTTCAGCACGCTGGAATCGAACCCGCTGGCCAAGGTGAGCGTGGATCTGGCCAGCCAGACGCTCACACTGCCGGATGGCAGCACGTGTACGTTCCCGGTGGATGAGTTCTCGAAGACCTGCATGCTGGAAGGCGTCGACGAGCTCGGGTTCCTGTTGAAGCACGAGGCGGAGATCGCGGCGTATGAGCAGGCCAACCCGGCCGGGCTGAATACGCTGTCGGTCGCGCTGTAG
- a CDS encoding GNAT family N-acetyltransferase, with the protein MTEVVGPVVEIVRSWQEMAPYRPFLAEQGWFPEADAACLEFESGLIFLVCRQGEAIRGVLAARVDETEMEWRLATKVAGRSRVRQLDVDYGRTWGEFDDEAAGALITAIRKMLSEGAADVARFGYIPEGGALDRQLRASSFLFRDHFPLKNRRWRRTLPPKYEDLLREHSKNTRRKVKFIQNRLQRAGAVEYRCYTKPEDLELALTDVRQIDQASYQSKIGAGFDPGELAMKKMRWLCGHGMSRIYLLYLDGRPVAFYQGFLYKDTYWGSHTGFDDEFRHLSAGTAVFHHVLEDLCRQGGVKMIEFGLGDSGYKEVYASEHAMHVEALLFRRSWRGVQLMVLRLLTGAVRTIAYALLERTGLLKWLKTRWRRRVMTEESGAGEDAAATTH; encoded by the coding sequence ATGACGGAAGTTGTAGGTCCCGTGGTGGAGATTGTCCGGTCGTGGCAGGAGATGGCCCCCTACCGCCCCTTTCTGGCGGAGCAGGGTTGGTTTCCGGAGGCGGACGCAGCGTGCCTGGAATTCGAGAGCGGGTTGATCTTCCTGGTCTGCCGGCAGGGTGAGGCGATTCGCGGGGTCCTGGCGGCCAGGGTGGACGAGACCGAGATGGAATGGCGCCTCGCGACGAAGGTGGCCGGGCGCAGCCGGGTCAGGCAGTTGGACGTTGACTATGGACGCACGTGGGGTGAATTCGACGACGAGGCGGCCGGGGCGCTGATCACCGCGATTCGGAAAATGCTGAGCGAGGGTGCGGCGGATGTGGCGCGATTCGGTTATATTCCCGAAGGCGGTGCCCTGGACCGCCAGTTGCGCGCGTCGTCGTTCCTGTTCCGCGACCATTTCCCACTGAAGAACCGGCGCTGGCGGCGGACGCTGCCGCCCAAGTACGAAGACCTGTTGCGCGAACACTCGAAGAATACACGGCGAAAGGTGAAGTTCATCCAGAACCGGCTGCAACGGGCGGGCGCGGTGGAGTATCGCTGCTACACCAAACCGGAGGACCTGGAACTGGCGCTGACGGACGTGCGGCAGATCGACCAGGCGAGCTACCAGAGCAAGATCGGCGCGGGCTTCGATCCGGGCGAACTGGCGATGAAGAAGATGCGCTGGCTGTGCGGCCACGGCATGTCGCGGATCTACCTGCTCTATCTGGATGGCCGTCCGGTGGCGTTCTACCAGGGTTTTCTGTACAAGGACACCTATTGGGGCTCGCACACTGGCTTCGACGATGAGTTCCGCCACCTGAGCGCGGGTACGGCGGTGTTCCACCATGTCCTGGAGGATCTGTGCCGCCAGGGCGGGGTGAAGATGATCGAGTTTGGCCTGGGCGACAGCGGATACAAAGAGGTCTACGCGTCGGAGCATGCGATGCACGTGGAGGCGCTGTTGTTCCGGCGGTCGTGGCGGGGCGTGCAGTTGATGGTGCTGAGATTGCTGACTGGCGCGGTGCGGACGATCGCGTACGCGCTGCTGGAGCGGACGGGTCTGCTGAAGTGGCTGAAGACCCGCTGGCGGCGCCGGGTGATGACTGAGGAGAGTGGCGCCGGGGAAGACGCGGCGGCCACCACACACTAG
- a CDS encoding PP2C family protein-serine/threonine phosphatase: protein MDARLTDTRLDATRLESLLESAKLLSSSLKLEDQLRHLLRTVMGRLLIMRAAVALKEGDELKIALSRGVSGLPAGAVFDATQALTLGLDSIHTIGDEAGPLGILALGKPARGALEPGEVDFLEALLSLAAASIANARAHSDVIKSNRALDQKIQELRALLDLVRGLAATIDADEVAQMLMLTLSGRWAVRKHGMLTWKENQPPIARAKGIEVQELETWRGLLDESGNTVEANGFLLFPLRSGETICGMVALGPRPANLAYSPSDLDFCTGLIAQASVALDNAWHFRDTLYRQQLEKELTLAASIQQDLFPKSLPDLRQSDIWARNRQARQVGGDYYDVLPIGPSGRDNPHLLCVADISGKGISASLLMANIQATLRALLSSHPALIDLAARTNDLLYASTPGNKYSTAIFVRYDPVSGKCEYVNGGHSDGILLRASGEVEMLTTTGLPIGLFPKREYEVVEFDIHPGDVLMLYSDGVTDACTVDDLEFGVERAVECVRRTVHLPASEILDHVFQSIDEFAAGAPQFDDITVMVLKRTD from the coding sequence ATGGACGCGCGCCTGACGGACACTCGACTCGACGCAACGAGGCTGGAGAGCCTGCTCGAATCCGCCAAACTGCTGAGTTCTTCACTAAAACTGGAAGATCAACTGCGGCATTTGCTGCGGACCGTCATGGGCCGGCTGCTGATCATGCGGGCGGCGGTGGCGCTGAAGGAAGGCGATGAGTTGAAGATCGCGCTTTCGCGCGGTGTGTCCGGGTTGCCAGCCGGTGCGGTATTTGATGCCACACAAGCGTTGACGCTGGGGCTCGACTCGATCCATACCATCGGCGACGAGGCCGGACCGCTGGGCATACTGGCGCTAGGGAAGCCGGCTCGCGGCGCGCTGGAACCGGGCGAAGTGGACTTCCTGGAGGCGCTGCTTTCGCTGGCGGCGGCTTCGATCGCGAATGCGCGGGCGCACTCCGATGTGATCAAGAGCAACCGTGCGCTGGACCAGAAGATTCAGGAGCTGCGCGCGCTGCTAGACCTGGTGCGCGGCCTGGCGGCAACCATCGACGCCGACGAAGTGGCGCAGATGCTGATGCTGACGCTGAGCGGCCGATGGGCCGTCCGCAAGCATGGCATGCTGACGTGGAAAGAGAACCAGCCGCCGATCGCCCGGGCCAAGGGGATCGAAGTACAGGAACTGGAGACCTGGCGCGGATTGCTGGACGAGTCCGGCAATACGGTGGAGGCGAACGGTTTCCTGCTGTTCCCGCTGCGCTCGGGCGAGACCATCTGCGGGATGGTGGCGCTGGGGCCGAGGCCCGCGAACCTGGCGTATAGCCCCTCGGACCTGGATTTTTGCACGGGTTTGATTGCACAGGCGTCCGTGGCGCTGGACAATGCCTGGCACTTCAGGGACACCCTATACCGGCAGCAACTGGAGAAGGAGTTGACGCTGGCCGCGTCGATTCAGCAGGATCTGTTCCCCAAGAGCCTGCCGGACCTGCGCCAATCGGACATCTGGGCGCGGAACCGCCAGGCGCGCCAGGTGGGCGGCGACTACTACGACGTGCTGCCGATTGGGCCCAGCGGCCGGGACAATCCGCATCTGCTGTGCGTGGCCGACATCTCGGGCAAGGGAATTTCGGCTTCGCTGCTGATGGCGAACATCCAGGCGACTTTGCGCGCGCTGTTGTCGTCGCATCCGGCCTTGATCGACCTGGCGGCGCGGACCAACGACCTGCTCTACGCGTCGACTCCAGGCAATAAGTACAGCACGGCGATCTTCGTGCGGTACGACCCGGTGAGCGGCAAGTGCGAGTACGTCAACGGCGGCCACTCCGATGGAATCCTGCTGCGGGCCAGTGGGGAGGTGGAGATGCTGACCACCACGGGGCTGCCGATCGGGCTGTTCCCCAAGCGGGAATACGAAGTCGTCGAATTCGATATACACCCGGGTGACGTGCTGATGCTGTACTCCGACGGTGTCACCGATGCGTGCACGGTGGACGACCTCGAGTTTGGAGTGGAGCGGGCGGTGGAGTGTGTACGGCGGACCGTACACCTGCCGGCGAGCGAGATTCTGGATCATGTCTTCCAGTCGATTGACGAGTTCGCGGCCGGCGCTCCGCAGTTTGACGATATTACGGTAATGGTGTTGAAGAGGACCGACTGA
- a CDS encoding PP2C family protein-serine/threonine phosphatase, with protein sequence MPISDALLKPFVEPGSSAARRRWTLFFVLAAPLALAGGFWIQKAVRRGSDLKITIDRQKALEVTRTIARDSGIDVRGWREYVNFNKRPYAETYFERLKTPDSSRTRMFVPVATVSTLLMRPDEKGWVQAEMGPSGFVTAFRLGGAVFPAGAGDTSDAEAKAVAEQALRDWLGDMALARFGEPEASTAESAGAGSARRFIWRIQPRRTPEIELAFTFDVVGKRISLREVRPNFADSFIDREITPGAATEQLGGTLRVVLLVFLTLYAGYRYTRRTMEKEAPHLRMLMLASTMLAFGLVILVVDPFFSVPDLRPDQLRGPAYFIQLFAIGLVFALQGLLLGIAYGSGEGEVRESWPGKLTSLDTLLCGKLFSANVGASVLSGAIAAAWLFLILETGYALFGMRAPRTPFGPIAFTFGRMPLLILLVNLPFVALFNSVANLLVPLTFLRRHVKSRRLQYVLLGATALALGNLGDSVVMTSPIYWFGTAVLAVAVLVPFFAMDYLASVASLTAYMFLISIVELARILPYWRGGLLLTGAVAAGTLLPFAIAAWRGRRYEEEEVQPKHARNLAERLSLRAELNAAREAQLRLLPEHPPQIPGLTIAASCTPAHEVGGDFYDFFPISGGRLGVVVAEGGNDGLASALTIALAKGFLMYESSAGATVEETLARLEQALGSYLERPSGRTCLALFMLNPADGTVKMARVGPYPRMLILSQDGAVAELAPKPHQAGQAVESAHLEVMPGDALFIYTDGLSRLLEARHAGSPQELLRKAASFRHIETAGQLHDAVLEAVMQGSEHPREELTDDLTAVVLRYDSVAEGEMEEVA encoded by the coding sequence ATGCCAATTTCCGATGCTCTGCTGAAGCCGTTTGTGGAGCCAGGGAGTTCAGCGGCCCGGCGCCGCTGGACGCTGTTCTTCGTGCTGGCCGCGCCGTTGGCGCTGGCCGGAGGATTCTGGATCCAAAAGGCGGTGCGGCGCGGCAGCGACCTCAAAATCACGATTGACCGGCAGAAGGCGCTGGAAGTGACGCGCACGATTGCGCGGGACTCCGGCATCGACGTGCGGGGTTGGCGGGAGTATGTCAATTTCAACAAACGGCCGTACGCGGAGACGTACTTCGAACGGCTGAAGACCCCGGACAGTTCCCGGACGCGCATGTTCGTGCCCGTGGCCACGGTGTCCACCCTGCTAATGCGGCCCGACGAAAAGGGCTGGGTGCAGGCGGAGATGGGTCCCAGCGGCTTCGTGACGGCGTTCCGGCTGGGCGGGGCCGTGTTCCCGGCCGGCGCCGGCGACACGTCGGATGCGGAAGCCAAAGCCGTGGCGGAGCAAGCGCTGAGGGACTGGCTGGGGGACATGGCCCTGGCGCGGTTTGGCGAGCCTGAGGCTTCGACTGCGGAAAGCGCGGGGGCGGGCAGCGCGCGGCGGTTCATCTGGCGCATCCAACCGAGGCGGACTCCGGAGATCGAACTGGCCTTCACGTTCGATGTGGTGGGCAAGCGGATCAGCCTGCGCGAAGTGCGGCCGAATTTCGCGGATTCGTTTATCGACCGGGAGATCACGCCCGGCGCCGCGACGGAGCAGTTGGGTGGCACGTTGCGGGTGGTGCTGCTGGTATTCCTGACGCTGTATGCGGGCTACCGTTATACGCGGCGGACGATGGAGAAAGAGGCTCCGCACCTGCGCATGTTGATGCTGGCGTCCACGATGCTGGCGTTCGGGCTGGTGATCCTGGTGGTGGATCCCTTCTTCAGCGTGCCGGATTTGCGGCCGGACCAATTGCGCGGACCCGCGTACTTCATCCAGTTGTTCGCCATCGGGCTGGTTTTCGCGTTGCAGGGCCTGCTGTTGGGAATTGCGTATGGATCGGGCGAAGGCGAGGTGCGGGAGTCGTGGCCGGGGAAGCTGACCTCCCTGGACACGCTGCTGTGCGGCAAGCTGTTCTCTGCCAACGTCGGAGCGTCGGTGCTGTCGGGTGCGATCGCGGCGGCATGGCTCTTCCTGATCCTGGAAACGGGTTATGCGCTGTTTGGGATGCGGGCGCCGCGCACCCCGTTTGGTCCGATCGCCTTCACCTTTGGCCGGATGCCGCTGCTGATCCTGCTGGTGAATCTCCCGTTCGTGGCGCTGTTCAATTCCGTGGCCAACCTGCTGGTGCCGCTGACGTTCCTGCGGAGGCACGTGAAATCGCGGCGGTTGCAGTATGTCCTGCTGGGGGCAACCGCGCTGGCGCTGGGCAATCTCGGCGATTCGGTGGTGATGACTTCGCCGATCTATTGGTTTGGCACGGCCGTGCTGGCGGTGGCGGTGCTGGTGCCGTTTTTCGCGATGGACTATCTGGCCTCAGTGGCTTCGCTGACGGCCTATATGTTCCTGATCTCGATTGTGGAGCTGGCCCGGATCCTGCCTTACTGGCGGGGCGGCCTGCTGTTGACGGGCGCGGTGGCGGCGGGGACGCTGCTGCCGTTTGCGATCGCGGCGTGGCGCGGGCGGCGGTATGAGGAAGAGGAAGTCCAGCCGAAGCATGCGCGCAACCTGGCGGAACGGCTCTCGTTGCGAGCGGAGTTGAATGCCGCCCGCGAAGCTCAGTTGCGGCTGCTGCCGGAGCATCCTCCGCAGATCCCGGGCTTGACGATTGCGGCGTCGTGTACGCCAGCCCACGAGGTGGGCGGGGATTTCTACGACTTCTTCCCCATCTCCGGCGGGCGGCTGGGCGTGGTGGTGGCCGAAGGCGGAAATGACGGGCTGGCGTCGGCGCTGACGATTGCGCTGGCGAAGGGCTTTCTGATGTATGAGAGCTCGGCCGGCGCCACGGTGGAGGAGACCCTGGCTCGGCTGGAGCAGGCGTTGGGCAGTTACCTCGAGAGGCCTTCGGGCCGGACCTGCCTGGCCCTGTTCATGCTGAATCCAGCGGACGGCACTGTCAAGATGGCTCGTGTGGGGCCGTATCCGCGCATGTTGATCCTGTCGCAGGACGGCGCGGTGGCGGAACTGGCGCCCAAGCCGCACCAGGCGGGGCAGGCGGTGGAGTCAGCGCATCTGGAAGTGATGCCGGGCGACGCGCTGTTCATCTACACGGACGGGCTGTCGCGGCTGCTCGAGGCGCGGCACGCGGGCTCCCCGCAGGAGCTGCTGCGCAAGGCGGCGTCGTTCCGCCATATCGAGACGGCCGGGCAGTTGCATGACGCCGTGCTGGAGGCGGTGATGCAGGGCAGCGAGCATCCCAGGGAAGAATTGACCGATGACCTCACGGCGGTGGTGCTGCGCTACGACTCCGTGGCCGAGGGCGAGATGGAGGAAGTGGCGTGA
- a CDS encoding PP2C family protein-serine/threonine phosphatase, which produces MKPGTIAIPVLGAMGIAVLAGLFPAHDSSTRRWQPKLTRAQAISAAQKLAQEYGTNTSGWSTYVSTRIDRQNAQVREAFDGKAITEAFNPLQIRVLATSPKDSEAVLVTLAPDGRPMGYLDRHPKAQTAKQDHVPGLAERELQRYAGGFAGRFERTASGVRSQEGWRSAFEWADADSAGMVAHIEVVTSGPRVVRVDYRLDVSARLLAPIRETNSRMQGIKGGVRIVLLSALTLLATYLVFARLTKRKDHTAFGYRAIGIAAVPIVLAVVGGAASSDGAFRSFDNGGLGDASVVLSLAINAFLALTVFVLVAAGYSILPARERPQWIGLRLVTLGRLGDRQFGREVALGLWAGAGLACLPYLIAALPFWSKAVVEIFDPGFLYSPAPGFEPFEGLILSWETYGFFVLALPWAIFKIRRPGLRWALMGTVGVVFVAVYRDPFPALFWPNVVYGAALLGGLALLYRATGMLAVWVAPVGLWGATFAATFLAFGQGAGWRVVAVQGLALGAAVCVWIFGRATDEEAVQTLMEPGELGLSRSDRDRLQAEFSVARRAQQGMLPSSAPEIPGYSIQGVCEPAREVGGDLFDYLPFPNGQWGFCVADVSGKGVPAALYMTLTKGMLASAQTRFPDLPVIASRLNRFVVETGKKKTFITMSLGVLDAEQRVFRHVRAGHNPPVLYRSATKSCEFLQPKGVGLGITGSLIFERNLEVQDVSLEPGDTIVLYSDGLTECMNSKQEQFGEERLVAVVQQSAHLNALGIEAAIIEAARVFRGEADPHDDLTVVVLRAENGPVTRRSQTQDPLR; this is translated from the coding sequence GTGAAGCCGGGTACGATTGCCATTCCGGTGCTGGGTGCGATGGGCATAGCCGTGCTGGCCGGCCTGTTTCCGGCTCACGACAGCTCGACACGCAGGTGGCAGCCGAAGCTGACGCGCGCGCAGGCGATTAGCGCGGCGCAGAAACTGGCCCAGGAGTACGGCACTAACACTTCCGGCTGGTCGACCTATGTGTCGACGCGGATCGACCGGCAGAATGCGCAGGTGCGCGAGGCATTTGACGGGAAGGCGATCACAGAGGCGTTCAATCCGTTGCAGATCCGGGTGCTGGCGACCTCGCCGAAGGACTCGGAAGCGGTGCTGGTGACCTTGGCTCCGGATGGGCGGCCGATGGGCTACCTGGACCGGCATCCTAAAGCGCAGACCGCGAAGCAGGATCACGTTCCCGGCCTGGCTGAGCGCGAGTTGCAGCGGTACGCGGGCGGCTTTGCCGGCCGGTTTGAACGGACCGCGAGCGGGGTGCGCAGCCAGGAGGGGTGGCGATCGGCATTCGAGTGGGCTGACGCGGATTCGGCGGGCATGGTGGCTCATATCGAGGTCGTGACAAGCGGTCCGCGGGTGGTGCGGGTGGATTACCGGCTGGATGTCTCAGCCCGGCTGCTGGCCCCGATCCGGGAGACCAATTCGCGGATGCAAGGCATCAAGGGCGGAGTGCGGATCGTCCTGCTCTCGGCGCTGACGCTGCTGGCCACATATCTCGTGTTCGCACGTCTCACGAAGCGAAAGGACCACACCGCCTTCGGCTACCGCGCCATTGGGATTGCGGCCGTGCCGATTGTGCTGGCGGTGGTGGGCGGGGCCGCGAGCTCCGACGGCGCGTTCCGGTCGTTCGACAACGGCGGCCTGGGCGACGCGAGCGTCGTGTTGTCGCTGGCCATCAACGCGTTTCTGGCCTTGACGGTGTTTGTCCTGGTGGCCGCCGGGTATTCCATTCTGCCCGCGCGGGAGAGGCCGCAGTGGATCGGTCTGCGGCTGGTGACGCTGGGCCGATTGGGCGACCGGCAGTTTGGACGGGAAGTGGCGTTAGGGTTGTGGGCCGGCGCGGGCCTGGCTTGCCTGCCCTACCTGATCGCCGCGCTGCCTTTCTGGAGTAAAGCGGTGGTGGAGATCTTCGACCCGGGCTTTCTCTATTCGCCGGCCCCGGGGTTTGAGCCGTTCGAGGGCCTAATCCTGTCGTGGGAGACGTACGGTTTCTTTGTCCTCGCCCTGCCCTGGGCTATCTTCAAGATCCGCCGGCCGGGATTGCGGTGGGCCCTGATGGGCACGGTGGGCGTGGTGTTTGTGGCTGTGTACCGGGATCCATTTCCAGCGCTGTTCTGGCCGAATGTCGTCTATGGCGCGGCGCTGCTGGGCGGGTTGGCGTTGCTGTACCGGGCGACGGGCATGCTGGCGGTGTGGGTGGCGCCCGTGGGGCTCTGGGGCGCGACCTTTGCGGCGACGTTCCTGGCGTTTGGGCAGGGGGCGGGTTGGCGCGTGGTTGCGGTGCAGGGCTTGGCTCTGGGGGCCGCGGTCTGCGTCTGGATCTTCGGCCGGGCGACGGACGAGGAAGCGGTGCAGACGCTGATGGAGCCCGGTGAGTTGGGACTCTCGCGTTCAGACCGCGACCGGCTGCAAGCGGAGTTCAGCGTGGCGCGCCGTGCGCAGCAGGGCATGCTGCCGTCGAGCGCACCGGAGATCCCCGGATACAGCATTCAAGGCGTCTGCGAACCGGCGCGCGAAGTGGGCGGCGACCTGTTCGACTACCTGCCGTTCCCGAACGGGCAATGGGGCTTCTGCGTGGCGGATGTGTCGGGCAAGGGCGTGCCGGCGGCGCTCTACATGACGTTGACGAAGGGCATGCTGGCCTCGGCCCAGACCCGGTTTCCGGATCTGCCGGTGATTGCGTCGCGGCTGAACCGCTTTGTGGTGGAGACGGGCAAGAAGAAGACGTTCATCACCATGTCGCTGGGCGTGCTGGATGCGGAGCAGCGAGTGTTCCGGCATGTGCGGGCGGGCCACAATCCGCCGGTGCTGTACCGGTCGGCGACGAAGAGCTGTGAGTTCCTGCAGCCGAAGGGCGTGGGCCTGGGCATCACCGGGAGCCTGATCTTTGAGCGAAACCTGGAAGTGCAGGATGTGTCACTGGAGCCGGGCGATACGATTGTGCTGTATTCCGACGGACTGACGGAATGCATGAATTCGAAGCAGGAGCAGTTTGGCGAAGAGCGGCTGGTTGCCGTGGTGCAGCAGTCGGCGCATTTGAATGCGCTGGGGATTGAGGCGGCCATCATCGAGGCGGCGCGGGTGTTTCGCGGAGAGGCCGACCCGCACGACGATTTGACCGTTGTGGTGCTGCGCGCTGAAAATGGACCAGTTACCCGACGGAGCCAGACGCAGGATCCATTACGATAG
- a CDS encoding STAS domain-containing protein, producing the protein MATNFQIERGNQGAVRVLALDGYLDAHTAPHFENAIQEEMQGGNLNMVADCGRLTYISSAGLGVFMSFIEEIRDAGGDIKLAAISPKVYQVFEVLGFPALFDILDTVEAAAAKFAEGGRKEF; encoded by the coding sequence GTGGCCACCAACTTTCAGATTGAACGCGGCAACCAGGGCGCGGTGCGTGTGTTGGCGCTGGATGGGTACCTGGATGCGCATACGGCACCGCATTTCGAGAATGCAATTCAGGAAGAGATGCAGGGGGGCAACCTGAACATGGTTGCCGATTGCGGGCGCCTGACGTATATCTCCTCAGCGGGGCTGGGCGTCTTCATGAGTTTCATCGAGGAGATTCGAGACGCAGGCGGAGACATCAAGCTGGCCGCGATTTCGCCGAAGGTGTATCAGGTTTTCGAGGTGCTGGGGTTCCCTGCCCTGTTCGACATTCTGGATACCGTGGAGGCTGCCGCGGCAAAATTCGCCGAGGGTGGCCGGAAGGAGTTCTGA
- a CDS encoding ATP-binding protein, whose product MPSFEKTFSLKVPSSTENLAMIRDFVSNIGVQVGFNEGEVARLALAVDEACANVIEHAYGLEATHDVTIRAVVDDDTLRFEIIDTGRGFDPGQMQPQEVEELIRQRKSGGLGLRLIRTIMDDVQYRIVPGEKNELRMVKKLKKH is encoded by the coding sequence ATGCCGTCGTTCGAAAAGACCTTCTCCCTGAAAGTGCCTTCGTCCACGGAAAACCTGGCGATGATCCGGGACTTCGTGTCCAATATCGGAGTGCAGGTGGGCTTTAACGAAGGGGAGGTGGCGCGTCTGGCGCTCGCCGTCGACGAGGCCTGCGCGAATGTCATTGAGCACGCTTACGGGCTGGAGGCGACGCACGACGTGACGATCCGCGCGGTGGTGGACGACGACACACTGCGATTCGAGATCATCGACACGGGTCGCGGGTTCGATCCCGGGCAGATGCAGCCGCAGGAGGTGGAGGAGCTGATCCGGCAGAGGAAGTCGGGCGGGCTCGGCCTGCGGCTGATTCGGACGATCATGGACGACGTGCAGTACCGGATTGTGCCTGGGGAAAAGAACGAGCTGCGGATGGTGAAGAAGCTCAAGAAGCACTAA